One window from the genome of Oreochromis niloticus isolate F11D_XX linkage group LG20, O_niloticus_UMD_NMBU, whole genome shotgun sequence encodes:
- the timm17b gene encoding mitochondrial import inner membrane translocase subunit Tim17-B: protein MEEYAREPCPWRIVDDCGGAFTMGAIGGGVFQAVKGFRNAPAGVGHRLKGSAKAVRVRAPQIGGSFAVWGGLFSTIDCGLVRLRGKEDPWNSITSGALTGAILAARSGPLTMMGSAMMGGILLALIEGFGILLTRYTAQQFQNPIPFADDPSQLPPKDGDHQHQGQRGQFQ from the exons ATGGAGGAGTATGCCCGAGAGCCCTG CCCCTGGAGGATAGTGGATGACTGTGGAGGTGCTTTCACAATGGGTGCAATTGGAGGAGGGGTGTTCCAGGCGGTCAAGGGCTTTCGAAATGCCCCTGCT GGTGTCGGACACCGGCTGAAAGGGAGTGCAAAAGCAGTGAGAGTTAGAGCTCCACAGATTGGAG GTAGCTTTGCTGTATGGGGAGGGCTCTTTTCCACAATCGACTGTGGTTTGGTTCGTCTGAGAGGGAAAGAGGATCCTTGGAACTCTATAACCAGTGGTGCGCTGACTGGAGCCATCCTAGCAGCACGCA GTGGACCTCTAACAATGATGGGCTCTGCAATGATGGGGGGGATTTTGCTCGCTCTCATTGAGGGTTTTGGGATTCTCCTAACCAGATACACAGCGCAGCAGTTTCAGAACC CAATTCCCTTTGCAGACGACCCTAGTCAGTTACCGCCAAAGGATGGAGATCATCAACATCAGGGGCAAAGGGGGCAGTTTCAGTAG
- the pqbp1 gene encoding polyglutamine-binding protein 1 isoform X1, with amino-acid sequence MPLPPALLARLAKRGIVKPTEQGADEEIIAEDYDDNNVDYEATRVENLPPNWYKVFDSACGLPYYWNVETDMVAWLSPNDPTAVITKPAKKIRVEGGDEKGEKQVEKPDRDRDRERHRDRDRERDRDRERDRERDRDRDRERDDGRDRDRRKQRRDEAAPYSRSKKGRKDDEMDPMDPSAYSDAPRGSWSSGLPKRNEAKTGADTTAAGPLFQQRPYPSPGAVLRANAANQLPKE; translated from the exons ATGCCTTTACCTCCAGCACTGCTGGCCCGATTGGCCAAGAGAGGGATTGTTAAACCAACAGAGCAAG GGGCAGATGAGGAGATTATTGCTGAAGATTATGATGACAACAATGTAGATTATGAAGCCACCAGAGTGGAGAATCTACCACCAAACTGGTACAAAGTGTTTGACTCTGCTTG TGGTCTACCTTATTACTGGAATGTCGAGACAGATATGGTTGCCTGGTTATCCCCAAATGACCCAACTGCAGTAATAACAAAACCTGCCAAGAAAATAAGAG TAGAAGGAGGAGATGAAAAAGGCGAGAAGCAAGTTGAGAAACCAGACAGAGACAGGGACAGAGAACGACACAGAGACCGGGATCGGGAAAGGGATCGAGATCGGGAAAGGGACAGGGAAAGGGACcgggacagagacagagagcgtGATGATGGGAGGGACAGAGACAGAAGAAAGCAGAGAAGAGATGAGGCAGCACCATACAGTCGAAGCAAAAAAG GTAGAAAAGATGACGAGATGGACCCCATGGATCCAAGTGCTTACTCTGATGCTCCAAG GGGGTCGTGGTCAAGTGGGCTGCCCAAACGCAATGAAGCAAAAACGGGTGCAGACACCACAGCAGCGGGGCCTCTCTTCCAGCAGCGTCCGTACCCGAGTCCAGGAGCTGTTCTTCGGGCTAACGCAGCAAACCAACTACCCAAGGAGTAA
- the LOC106098752 gene encoding voltage-dependent L-type calcium channel subunit alpha-1D, protein MDPAKKDALPGGDAGKSDTLGSTGSVRKRGGGAKKAMQANKSALRAPRALCCLTLSNPIRMAALALVEWKYPFL, encoded by the exons ATGGACCCGGCGAAGAAAG ATGCCCTCCCTGGGGGCGATGCAGGCAAATCAGACACCCTCGGGTCAACTGGCTCGGTCAGAAAAAGAGGAGGGGGCGCCAAGAAGGCGATGCAGGCAAACAAGTCTGCCCTCAGGGCCCCCCGAGCTCTTTGCTGCCTCACCCTTAGCAACCCCATCCGGATGGCAGCGCTGGCCCTGGTGGAGTGGAAATATCCTTTTCTCTGA
- the pqbp1 gene encoding polyglutamine-binding protein 1 isoform X2, with translation MPLPPALLARLAKRGIVKPTEQGADEEIIAEDYDDNNVDYEATRVENLPPNWYKVFDSACGLPYYWNVETDMVAWLSPNDPTAVITKPAKKIREGGDEKGEKQVEKPDRDRDRERHRDRDRERDRDRERDRERDRDRDRERDDGRDRDRRKQRRDEAAPYSRSKKGRKDDEMDPMDPSAYSDAPRGSWSSGLPKRNEAKTGADTTAAGPLFQQRPYPSPGAVLRANAANQLPKE, from the exons ATGCCTTTACCTCCAGCACTGCTGGCCCGATTGGCCAAGAGAGGGATTGTTAAACCAACAGAGCAAG GGGCAGATGAGGAGATTATTGCTGAAGATTATGATGACAACAATGTAGATTATGAAGCCACCAGAGTGGAGAATCTACCACCAAACTGGTACAAAGTGTTTGACTCTGCTTG TGGTCTACCTTATTACTGGAATGTCGAGACAGATATGGTTGCCTGGTTATCCCCAAATGACCCAACTGCAGTAATAACAAAACCTGCCAAGAAAATAAGAG AAGGAGGAGATGAAAAAGGCGAGAAGCAAGTTGAGAAACCAGACAGAGACAGGGACAGAGAACGACACAGAGACCGGGATCGGGAAAGGGATCGAGATCGGGAAAGGGACAGGGAAAGGGACcgggacagagacagagagcgtGATGATGGGAGGGACAGAGACAGAAGAAAGCAGAGAAGAGATGAGGCAGCACCATACAGTCGAAGCAAAAAAG GTAGAAAAGATGACGAGATGGACCCCATGGATCCAAGTGCTTACTCTGATGCTCCAAG GGGGTCGTGGTCAAGTGGGCTGCCCAAACGCAATGAAGCAAAAACGGGTGCAGACACCACAGCAGCGGGGCCTCTCTTCCAGCAGCGTCCGTACCCGAGTCCAGGAGCTGTTCTTCGGGCTAACGCAGCAAACCAACTACCCAAGGAGTAA
- the gpkow gene encoding G-patch domain and KOW motifs-containing protein produces MASHGADEGSSKPIAYSEEQQGERKPAAVSFGFTKTASKFKPLTSDAQAKKDDRDYLTGIHGNELQSSKPSEKPKELIIPLIQKNRWHKPDQVGQNSENGVKTENTIQDNDSVESQAVKELIEDSRRQLDLWQNGPKSENINLSIPLLMQNKVPEGFEDGDQVKVDLRPESSTEADYERVPVEAYGLAMLKGMGWKKEEGIGRTFKQDVKPIEHQLRPKGLGLGADRSAIKDLEPSKHQRPPKPGEERGKEEELVMGPGGCVLVQSGPHKDLYGKIEGVDPDNARVMVKLAIGSKVVTISQYAIKLVERKEYEKYSKDLSRLSKAHKDKEREKEKGKDQERERQRREENERSSNGDKVKHKSSERDREKDEKKRKHRESSQDRDKPPVKEARRPPAPPSWLQRDLKVRFIDKAFKGGRYYNSKMQVEDVLTPSTCVCRTEEGRLLDDVKQDMLETIVPKSEHDSVMVVLGEHKGKVGRILQRDKNKCRAMVQLDRYEDKVFTLDYDSICHYVGAAADH; encoded by the exons ATGGCGTCGCACGGAGCAGATGAGGGTTCCTCCAAGCCCATAGCGTATTCGGAGGAGcaacagggagagagaaaaccAGCGGCTGTGTCGTTTGGTTTCACCAAAACAGCCAGTAAATTTAAACCGTTGACGAGTGACGCTCAGGCCAAGAAAGATGACAgagattacctgacaggaattCATGGAAATGAGCTGCAAAG TTCAAAGCCAAGTGAGAAACCCAAGGAGCTCATCATCCCTCTGATCCAGAAGAACCGCTGGCACAAGCCGGACCAAGTGGGCCAGAACTCAGAAAATGGagttaaaacagaaaacacaatcCAAGACAACGACTCTGTGGAGTCTCAAGCTGTTAAGGAGCTCATTGAAg ATTCACGGAGGCAGCTTGATCTGTGGCAAAATGGCCCTAAGTCAGAAAATATCAACCTCTCCATCCCCCTGTTAATGCAAAACAAAGTGCCAGAAGGCTTTGAGGATGGAGACCAAGTAAAGGTGGACCTGAGGCCTGAATCT TCAACAGAGGCAGATTATGAGCGTGTTCCTGTCGAGGCTTATGGACTTGCAATGCTTAAAGGGATGGGTTGGAAGAAGGAGGAAGGCATTGGACGTACCTTTAAACA AGATGTGAAGCCAATTGAGCACCAGCTGCGTCCGAAAGGATTGGGTCTTGGAGCAGATCGTTCGGCAATAAAGGACCTGGagcccagcaaacatcagcgtcCCCCAAAGCCAGGCGAGGAGCgaggaaaggaggaggagctAGTGATGGGTCCCGGGGGTTGTGTGCTGGTACAGTCGGGGCCACATAAAGATCTCTATGGCAAG ATAGAAGGTGTTGATCCAGACAATGCTCGAGTCATGGTGAAGTTGGCTATTGGCAGCAAGGTTGTGACGATCAGCCAATACGCCATTAAACTGGTGGAGCGCAAGGAATATGAGAAATACAGCAAAGATCTCA GTCGCCTCAGTAAAGCCCACAAAGAcaaggaaagggagaaagagaagGGAAAGGATCAAGAGAGAGAGCGTCAGAGGCGGGAGGAGAATGAGAGGAGTAGTAACGGCGACAAAGTAAAACACAAGTCCTCAGAAAGAGATCGAGAAAAAGACgagaagaagaggaaacacAGAGAATCAAGTCAAGACAG AGATAAGCCTCCAGTGAAAGAAGCAAGGCGACCACCGGCTCCCCCTTCCTGGCTCCAGAGAGACCTGAAAGTTCGCTTTATAGACAAAGCGTTCAAAGGGGGCCGGTACTACAATTCAAAG ATGCAAGTGGAGGATGTCCTGACGCCGTCTACCTGTGTGTGCCGAACTGAAGAGGGAAGACTGTTAGACG ATGTGAAGCAGGACATGCTGGAAACTATTGTCCCAAAAAGTGAACATGATTCTGTAATGGTGGTACTGGGTGAGCACAAGGGAAAG GTTGGCCGTATTCTTCAGCGGGACAAGAACAAGTGCAGAGCGATGGTCCAGCTCGACAGATACGAGGATAAAGTGTTCACATTAGACTATGACTCCATTTGTCACTATGTTGGGGCAGCAGCAGACCACTGA